From a single Hypomesus transpacificus isolate Combined female chromosome 14, fHypTra1, whole genome shotgun sequence genomic region:
- the LOC124476367 gene encoding putative nuclease HARBI1, translating to MEVYMFVYWLACGASYHVTSDAFSMPVATVCRAVHHVVEEMMTILHRIIHFPKADEMEVVGAGFAHLAGHEAFCFAAGAIDGCHIRIRPPAMPQKKSYLNRKPSVPSVILQGICDNSGKFIDVYIGNTGSVHDALVLRRSPMFKESLYPPAGYFLLGDGGYPCLQNPVAVITPFRQPIAGRVEARFNSHHAKARCIIERTFGMLKTRWRSIFLRALEVRPLFVPKVVAACCILHNLCLSVDDISEVDHPQHEEEGDNPEDCADELSGNNLRARLAAHLSAPTELHAYLQEHDYF from the exons ATGgaagtgtacatgtttgtgtacTGGCTTGCATGTGGTGCTTCATACCATGTGACATCTGATGCCTTTTCTATGCCAGTGGCTACAGTGTGCAGAGCTGTACACCACGTGGTAGAGGAAATGATGACAATCCTCCACCGCATCATCCATTTCCCCAAGGCCGATGagatggaggtggtgggggcaggtttcGCTCACCTAGCCGGCCATGAAGCTTTCTGCTTCGCTGCAGGAGCCATTGATGGGTGCCACATCAGAATCCGTCCACCTGCTATGCCACAAAAAAAGAGTTACTTGAACCGCAAGCCATCGGTTCCATCGGTTATCCTGCAGGGCATTTGTGACAACAGTGGAAAGTTCATTGACGTGTACATTGGCAACACAGGTTCTGTCCACGATGCCCTTGTCCTGCGGAGATCTCCAATGTTTAAGGAGTCCCTTTATCCCCCGGCTGGTTATTTCCTCCTTGGAGATGGTGGATATCCATGCCTGCAGAATCCTGTGGCTGTCATCACCCCGTTTCGACAGCCTATAGCTG GACGTGTTGAGGCCCGGTTCAACAGCCACCATGCCAAAGCCAGGTGCATAATTGAGCGCACTTTCGGCATGCTGAAAACTCGCTGGAGATCCATCTTTCTGAGGGCTTTGGAAGTGCGTCCTCTGTTTGTCCCCAAGGTGGTTGCTGCCTGCTGCATTCTCCACaacctttgtctctctgtggacGACATCTCAGAGGTGGACCATCCTCAGCATGAGGAAGAGGGTGACAATCCGGAGGACTGTGCGGATGAGTTGTCTGGCAACAACCTCCGGGCTAGACTGGCTGCACACCTTTCTGCTCCTACAGAACTCCATGCATATCTGCAGGAGCATGATTACTTTTAG